The following are encoded together in the Bacillus cereus group sp. RP43 genome:
- a CDS encoding PTS transporter subunit EIIC encodes MKKEERMAKEISEQLGGIKNIRGIAHCMTRLRLTLHDEGKVNMDLLKKVEGVMGVIEDETLQVVVGPGTVNKVAAEMEVLTGLRIGEVADHHLEDIGQEIKSEMKKKNNTPVKNFLRKIGSIFIPLIPGLVASGIINGVANFAKNAGADPNATWLQMLLLIGGGIFTFLGILVGWNTAKEFGGTPVLGAIAGILIFNPAMANVKLFGEAMVPGRGGLFAVIFAAWLMVVVEKRVRKAVPNAVDIIVTPLITVLAVSIVTMLVIQPAAGFLSDGITSGINAILNVGGAFAGAVLAGTFLPLVMVGLHHGLTPIHMEFINQTHVTPLLPVLAMAGAGQVGAAIAIYVKTKNKRLRNVIKGGLPVGFLGIGEPLLYGVTLPLGKPFITACLGAAVGGAFQAVMKTASLGIGVSGLSLIPLIADNKYLLYFLGLVIAYTFGFIFTYFFGFKEEMAENI; translated from the coding sequence ATGAAGAAAGAAGAGAGAATGGCCAAAGAAATTTCGGAGCAACTTGGGGGAATAAAAAATATTCGTGGTATTGCTCATTGTATGACGAGACTGAGATTAACGCTTCATGATGAAGGTAAAGTGAATATGGACCTTTTGAAAAAGGTTGAAGGCGTTATGGGTGTCATTGAAGACGAAACGCTTCAAGTTGTCGTTGGCCCAGGAACGGTAAATAAAGTAGCTGCTGAAATGGAAGTTTTAACAGGATTGCGAATTGGTGAGGTTGCAGATCATCACCTTGAAGATATCGGTCAAGAGATAAAGTCAGAGATGAAGAAGAAAAATAATACACCAGTGAAGAACTTTTTACGAAAAATAGGTAGCATTTTTATTCCATTAATACCAGGTCTTGTTGCGTCGGGAATTATAAACGGAGTTGCTAACTTCGCGAAAAACGCAGGTGCTGATCCGAATGCAACATGGTTACAAATGTTATTACTTATTGGTGGCGGTATCTTTACATTCTTAGGCATTTTAGTCGGTTGGAATACAGCGAAAGAATTTGGCGGGACACCAGTCCTTGGGGCAATTGCAGGTATTTTAATTTTCAATCCGGCGATGGCAAATGTGAAATTATTTGGTGAAGCAATGGTACCTGGACGGGGCGGCTTGTTTGCAGTTATTTTTGCAGCATGGCTTATGGTTGTAGTTGAGAAAAGAGTACGAAAAGCAGTGCCAAATGCAGTTGATATTATTGTAACACCGCTTATTACTGTATTAGCTGTAAGCATAGTAACGATGTTAGTGATTCAGCCAGCAGCGGGGTTCTTATCTGATGGTATTACGAGCGGTATTAACGCAATTTTAAATGTTGGTGGGGCATTTGCTGGAGCAGTGCTAGCCGGAACGTTTTTACCACTCGTTATGGTCGGATTACACCACGGTTTAACACCGATTCATATGGAATTTATTAATCAAACGCACGTAACACCTTTATTACCAGTACTCGCGATGGCTGGTGCTGGGCAAGTGGGCGCAGCAATTGCGATTTATGTAAAAACAAAAAATAAACGACTTCGTAACGTAATTAAAGGTGGATTACCAGTTGGGTTTTTAGGAATTGGCGAACCATTATTATACGGGGTTACATTACCACTTGGGAAACCGTTTATTACCGCTTGTTTAGGAGCGGCCGTTGGTGGTGCATTCCAAGCAGTTATGAAAACGGCTTCACTCGGAATTGGCGTATCAGGATTATCTTTAATCCCGTTAATTGCTGATAATAAATATTTACTATATTTCTTAGGTTTAGTCATTGCGTATACTTTCGGATTTATCTTCACGTACTTCTTCGGATTTAAAGAAGAAATGGCAGAAAACATATAG
- the murQ gene encoding N-acetylmuramic acid 6-phosphate etherase — MLENLSTEHRNEKTTNLDEMSIKEVLQSMNEEDRTVALAVEKEIEQIEKVVQTVIKSFEEEGRLIYIGAGTSGRLGILDAVECPPTFGTDDKMVQGFIAGGLKAFTKAVEGAEDREELAEEDLKSIGLNEKDTVIGIAASGRTPYVIGGLKYASSVGASTASISCNKNAEISKYAKINVEVETGAEILTGSTRLKAGTAQKLVLNMISTASMIGVGKVYKNLMVDVQSTNEKLVERSKRIIVEATGVSYEVAAEYYEKANRNVKVAIVMVLLQCEYGEAKEKLKEAKGFVKKAL, encoded by the coding sequence ATGTTAGAAAATTTATCGACAGAACACCGTAATGAGAAAACGACGAATCTAGATGAGATGAGTATAAAAGAAGTGTTACAAAGCATGAATGAAGAAGATCGAACTGTTGCGTTAGCAGTTGAAAAAGAGATAGAACAAATTGAAAAGGTTGTACAGACTGTTATTAAATCTTTTGAAGAAGAGGGCCGATTAATTTATATTGGGGCTGGTACGAGTGGCCGTTTAGGTATTTTAGATGCGGTTGAATGTCCACCTACATTTGGAACAGATGATAAAATGGTGCAAGGATTTATAGCAGGTGGATTGAAAGCGTTTACTAAGGCGGTGGAAGGTGCCGAAGATCGCGAAGAGTTAGCAGAAGAAGATTTGAAAAGTATTGGATTAAACGAGAAAGATACGGTTATTGGAATTGCAGCAAGTGGTAGAACACCTTATGTAATTGGCGGATTGAAATACGCAAGTAGTGTGGGAGCGAGTACGGCGAGTATTTCTTGTAATAAAAATGCTGAAATAAGTAAGTATGCAAAAATCAATGTAGAAGTAGAAACAGGCGCAGAAATATTAACAGGCTCAACACGTTTGAAGGCTGGTACAGCGCAAAAATTAGTGCTTAATATGATTTCAACAGCGTCAATGATTGGTGTCGGAAAAGTCTATAAAAACTTAATGGTAGATGTTCAATCTACGAATGAAAAGTTAGTAGAACGATCAAAACGAATTATTGTGGAAGCAACAGGAGTTAGTTATGAAGTAGCGGCAGAGTATTACGAAAAAGCAAATCGTAACGTGAAAGTTGCTATCGTTATGGTATTACTACAGTGTGAGTACGGGGAAGCAAAAGAAAAACTAAAAGAAGCGAAAGGGTTTGTGAAGAAGGCGCTATAA
- a CDS encoding MurR/RpiR family transcriptional regulator, translating into MKASTLLFKIANNMDQFSPAEKKVAMYIMENAEIVPNLTTKEVSTNAGSSEASVVRFCKTIGIGSFKAFKIALVRELTIVDYNINDFSVMNTEDGPYDLFNKVTYVNKAAIEASVTAIDKKELEKAADSIVKANKIIFYGVGGSATPAMDGAYKFTRLGFTAMMLSDFHMMLPLVTNLKEDDIFVAISTSGRTKDVLEMAQYAKKRGATVIAITKLDQSSPLYKAADIRLCMPDVEQDHRIASIASRMTQLNMIDALYVITFNRIGNNVIDQFMETREEALRLRKLK; encoded by the coding sequence GTGAAAGCTTCAACATTACTATTTAAAATTGCAAATAATATGGATCAATTTTCACCAGCTGAGAAGAAGGTTGCCATGTATATAATGGAGAACGCAGAGATCGTTCCAAATTTAACGACAAAAGAAGTGTCTACAAATGCGGGATCGAGTGAGGCGAGTGTTGTACGTTTTTGTAAAACAATCGGTATTGGAAGCTTTAAAGCATTTAAGATAGCACTCGTTCGTGAATTAACAATTGTTGATTATAATATTAACGACTTTTCAGTGATGAATACAGAAGATGGACCGTACGATTTGTTTAATAAAGTTACATATGTGAATAAAGCTGCAATTGAGGCGAGTGTGACTGCGATAGATAAGAAGGAACTAGAGAAGGCTGCAGATAGTATTGTAAAGGCTAATAAAATCATATTTTACGGTGTTGGTGGATCAGCTACACCGGCGATGGACGGAGCTTATAAATTTACTAGACTTGGATTTACTGCGATGATGCTATCTGATTTTCATATGATGTTACCGCTTGTGACGAATTTAAAAGAAGATGATATATTTGTTGCGATTTCAACTTCTGGTCGTACGAAAGATGTACTTGAAATGGCGCAATATGCGAAGAAGCGAGGAGCTACAGTTATTGCGATTACAAAGCTAGATCAATCATCTCCTTTATATAAAGCGGCAGATATTCGCCTTTGTATGCCGGATGTAGAGCAAGACCATCGCATTGCGAGTATTGCTTCACGAATGACGCAGCTAAATATGATTGATGCTTTATATGTTATTACTTTTAACCGTATTGGTAATAATGTGATAGATCAATTTATGGAGACGAGAGAAGAAGCTTTGCGGTTACGGAAGTTAAAGTAG
- a CDS encoding outer surface protein translates to MKITKEKVIGVIILLLLCIPFTAWKESKVKDFPVSIFSEEADGEYDQKVKYTAFLPNVAIWMNGWEKKWTEGERTVYQKGNRIVNVFHPPGDDGFYLLEARENKRTQP, encoded by the coding sequence GTGAAGATTACTAAGGAGAAGGTTATAGGTGTAATTATACTCCTTTTATTGTGCATACCATTTACTGCATGGAAAGAATCAAAAGTGAAAGATTTTCCGGTTTCTATTTTTTCAGAAGAAGCAGATGGTGAGTACGATCAAAAGGTGAAATATACTGCTTTTTTACCTAATGTTGCGATTTGGATGAACGGTTGGGAAAAGAAGTGGACAGAAGGGGAAAGAACTGTTTATCAAAAAGGAAATCGCATTGTAAATGTGTTTCATCCTCCTGGCGATGATGGTTTTTACCTCCTTGAAGCAAGAGAAAATAAGAGAACGCAACCGTGA
- a CDS encoding cation:proton antiporter — MLFYFELVVILLCTKLAGDISVRLGQPSVLGKLIVGIIIGPAMLGIINSSELIDELSEIGVLLLMFMAGLETDLEELNRNLKSSFAVAAGGIIFPFIGGYVTGLLFGLIQSHAIFLGLLLCATSVSITVQTLRDLGKMNTRESTTILGAAVFDDVIVVILLAFVMSFLGTQDVNITLVIAKKIIFFVSIVFIAWKVVPWIMKMLVPLRVSEALISAALIICFSFSYYSEMMGIAGIIGAFAAGIAISQTEYKHEVEHKIEPIAYAIFVPVFFVSIGMEITFQGIGSQLWFIIIMTLIAIFTKLIGSGLGARLTGFNLQSSISIGAGMVSRGEVALIIAANGLTANLLAKENFTAIVIVVILTTIITPPLLKKYFV, encoded by the coding sequence ATGTTATTTTATTTTGAACTTGTCGTCATTTTACTTTGTACGAAATTAGCTGGTGATATTAGCGTTAGACTCGGTCAGCCTTCTGTACTTGGTAAATTAATTGTTGGTATTATTATCGGTCCTGCGATGCTAGGTATTATTAATAGTTCAGAACTTATTGATGAGCTTAGCGAGATTGGTGTTTTGCTACTTATGTTTATGGCGGGACTTGAAACAGATTTAGAAGAGTTAAATCGGAATTTGAAATCGTCGTTTGCAGTAGCAGCTGGTGGAATTATTTTTCCTTTTATCGGTGGATATGTAACGGGATTATTGTTTGGATTAATACAATCTCATGCTATTTTTTTAGGATTATTACTTTGTGCAACATCGGTTAGTATTACGGTGCAAACGCTAAGAGATTTAGGGAAGATGAATACGAGAGAAAGTACAACGATTTTAGGTGCTGCTGTATTTGATGATGTGATAGTCGTTATTTTATTAGCATTTGTAATGAGCTTTTTAGGAACGCAAGATGTGAATATAACACTTGTTATTGCAAAGAAAATTATTTTCTTTGTAAGTATCGTTTTTATCGCATGGAAAGTTGTTCCGTGGATTATGAAAATGCTTGTCCCACTTCGTGTATCGGAAGCATTAATTAGTGCAGCTCTTATTATTTGTTTCTCTTTTTCGTATTACAGTGAAATGATGGGAATCGCAGGTATTATTGGAGCTTTTGCAGCAGGGATTGCGATTTCGCAAACAGAGTACAAGCATGAAGTAGAACATAAAATTGAACCGATTGCGTATGCGATATTTGTACCAGTTTTCTTCGTAAGTATTGGAATGGAAATTACATTTCAAGGTATCGGAAGTCAGCTTTGGTTCATTATCATTATGACGCTCATCGCAATTTTCACAAAGTTAATTGGATCAGGTTTAGGAGCAAGACTAACAGGATTTAACTTACAATCTTCTATTAGTATCGGTGCGGGGATGGTGTCGCGCGGGGAAGTAGCGCTTATTATCGCAGCAAATGGACTTACGGCAAATTTATTAGCGAAAGAAAATTTCACAGCTATTGTCATTGTTGTTATATTGACAACAATTATTACGCCGCCACTTTTGAAGAAGTATTTTGTATAG
- a CDS encoding amino acid permease → MKSLLRKKPLSTESPKQLDRTLTALDLTFLGIGAVIGTGIFVLTGIVAAKHSGPGIMLSFLIAAFTCACVAFCYAEFASSIPVSGSVYTYAYMTVGEVVAFIVGWCLMLEYLLAVAAVAVGWSGYLQSLLQGFNIHLPAIIASAPGTGKGGIIDLPAVCILLLITGLLSFGIRESARINNIMVLIKLAVIIAFIVAGAKYVKPENWTPFIPFGYDGIITGAATVFFAFLGFDAIATAAEETKKPQRDLPIGIIGSLLICTVLYMIVSFVLTGMVPYTQLDVSDPVAFALHFVGEDTIAGLLAVGAMTGMTTVLLVVMYGQVRVSYAMSRDGLLPKALARVNKKVKIPLLNTWITGVVAALLAGLLDLHLLANLVNIGTLTAFTFVCFAVLILRKTHPDLKRGFRTPFVPVLPVVAILCCLYLMINLSKTTWISFAVWLIVGLCFYFFYSRKHSHLATEKTNDETKKA, encoded by the coding sequence ATGAAGTCATTATTACGAAAAAAACCGCTCAGTACTGAATCACCAAAGCAACTAGATAGAACATTAACTGCACTCGATTTAACGTTTTTAGGAATCGGCGCCGTAATTGGAACAGGGATTTTTGTATTAACAGGTATTGTCGCAGCAAAACATTCTGGTCCTGGTATTATGCTATCATTCCTTATCGCTGCATTTACTTGTGCTTGTGTAGCCTTTTGTTATGCTGAATTTGCTTCTTCTATACCTGTCTCAGGAAGTGTGTATACTTACGCATATATGACAGTCGGAGAAGTCGTCGCCTTCATCGTCGGATGGTGTTTAATGCTCGAATATTTACTTGCCGTTGCAGCTGTAGCTGTTGGGTGGTCTGGTTATTTACAATCTTTACTACAAGGATTTAACATACACCTTCCCGCCATAATCGCCTCGGCCCCCGGCACTGGAAAAGGTGGTATCATCGATTTACCAGCTGTCTGTATTTTACTTCTTATTACTGGCCTTTTAAGTTTCGGTATACGTGAAAGTGCACGCATTAATAATATTATGGTTCTTATTAAACTAGCTGTTATCATTGCTTTTATCGTTGCAGGCGCAAAATATGTAAAGCCTGAAAATTGGACACCGTTCATTCCATTCGGATACGACGGTATTATTACTGGAGCTGCCACTGTATTCTTCGCCTTTTTAGGGTTTGATGCAATCGCAACTGCGGCAGAAGAAACGAAAAAACCACAGCGTGATTTACCAATTGGCATTATTGGTTCCCTTCTTATTTGTACTGTTTTATACATGATCGTATCTTTCGTTTTAACAGGCATGGTTCCTTATACACAATTAGATGTTTCTGATCCAGTCGCATTTGCATTGCATTTCGTTGGTGAAGATACAATTGCAGGATTACTCGCTGTTGGTGCGATGACTGGAATGACAACCGTTCTCTTAGTCGTTATGTATGGACAAGTTCGTGTTTCATATGCGATGAGCCGCGACGGTTTACTTCCAAAAGCGTTAGCACGCGTAAATAAAAAAGTGAAAATCCCTTTATTAAATACGTGGATTACTGGCGTTGTTGCCGCTTTATTAGCAGGACTTTTAGACCTACATTTACTCGCGAATTTAGTAAACATCGGTACATTAACAGCCTTCACATTCGTTTGCTTTGCTGTACTTATTTTACGAAAGACACATCCTGACTTAAAGCGCGGATTCCGTACTCCTTTCGTACCTGTACTACCAGTTGTCGCAATTCTTTGCTGTTTATATTTAATGATCAATTTGTCTAAAACGACATGGATTAGCTTTGCAGTTTGGCTTATAGTCGGCTTATGCTTCTATTTCTTCTACTCTAGAAAACATAGTCATTTAGCTACTGAAAAAACAAATGATGAGACGAAAAAAGCATAA
- a CDS encoding LamG-like jellyroll fold domain-containing protein, translating into MDRTALRKVKGLIGLLMIFVLAFVSFPWSTSVKAEEKKQEKVQSEKKLVFPVVSDVHIKNSGTDDTFRWKRAIEQFNTLAPKQDAFVIVGDFTDSGSVQQYDRFMQVYNENANKDAVRMNSLGNHDYWNGLSVEGAQKRFLEKTGMESIYYHKVVKGYHFLVMSPEDGTTHGYYSDKQINWLKEEMAKAQKDDPEKPIFVFLHQHIKDTVYGSQEWGTKDSAKINEVLKEYPQVITFSGHSHYPLDDPRSIHQKDFTSVGTSSVSYMEVEGGKVQGNIPPGASTLSQGLLVEVDEEEVTINRRDFHTNSWTGEPWKIKLPAKKDTFTHVEDRDKEKPYFAKDAKLAVSNVTENAATVTFPQALDNLLVHSYRVQAKDKQTGEIKNKLLAFSEFYRDPVPKDLTFTLAGLDGGKTYTLEVVAIDSFGNESVQPLTAEVTTKKDNIDPNVKVPKADVFDVNFADGTFKDNSPFGTKGNVKGNVNIEYDKALKKNVMKLNGKANTFGYLPFSAAQKEKVANAFTLETVFSMNEIRGQGILQNTESGGIGFESTGSGNVELWAHIGGSYKRVGVQLEANKTYHLTGTYNGSEIAIYVDGKKVNSQPASGKVYHPNVPFALGADPDSNGNGGIPLNGQIALAKLYSKALSSSEVLAAYNEFFNRTKLEQVNALYEELGKVKEVLAGTYEFGEKPGQYSKEAFQELEKSYNTAKQAFENVGSTGEQIVQTYNELKTANVTFLQSKVAEEQPKTPKEKLQINIESAKAVVKKAQDANVTDGSVRSLSQKITVAEAVLKDVKVKDAQVETMNRTIEYAISLVEKSINK; encoded by the coding sequence GTGGACAGAACTGCTTTAAGAAAAGTAAAAGGCCTTATTGGATTATTAATGATTTTTGTATTGGCGTTTGTATCATTTCCGTGGAGTACATCAGTCAAAGCGGAAGAGAAGAAACAAGAAAAGGTGCAGAGTGAGAAGAAGTTAGTTTTTCCAGTTGTAAGTGATGTACATATTAAAAACAGTGGAACGGATGATACGTTTCGCTGGAAAAGAGCGATTGAACAGTTTAATACACTTGCTCCAAAACAAGATGCATTTGTAATTGTAGGAGATTTTACTGATTCAGGATCGGTACAACAATATGATCGCTTCATGCAAGTGTATAATGAAAATGCAAATAAAGATGCGGTACGAATGAATTCTCTTGGTAATCATGATTATTGGAACGGCTTATCTGTAGAGGGAGCGCAGAAGCGTTTCTTAGAAAAAACAGGAATGGAATCGATTTATTATCATAAAGTGGTGAAAGGGTATCACTTCCTTGTTATGTCTCCGGAAGATGGGACAACTCATGGATATTATTCAGACAAGCAAATTAATTGGTTAAAAGAAGAAATGGCAAAAGCGCAAAAGGATGATCCAGAAAAGCCGATTTTCGTATTTTTACATCAACATATAAAAGATACAGTGTATGGTAGCCAAGAGTGGGGAACGAAAGATAGTGCGAAAATTAATGAGGTATTAAAAGAATATCCGCAAGTTATTACGTTTTCAGGTCATTCGCATTATCCGTTAGATGATCCGAGATCAATTCATCAAAAAGACTTTACATCAGTTGGTACATCTTCAGTAAGTTATATGGAGGTTGAAGGTGGGAAAGTACAAGGAAATATCCCGCCAGGAGCTAGTACATTAAGCCAAGGTTTATTAGTAGAAGTAGATGAAGAAGAAGTAACGATTAATCGCCGTGATTTCCATACAAATTCTTGGACAGGCGAACCTTGGAAAATTAAATTACCAGCAAAGAAAGACACATTTACACATGTAGAAGATCGTGATAAAGAAAAGCCTTATTTTGCTAAGGATGCAAAGCTTGCTGTATCAAATGTAACAGAAAATGCGGCAACAGTAACATTCCCGCAAGCGTTGGATAATCTGCTTGTTCATTCTTATCGCGTACAAGCAAAGGATAAACAAACAGGTGAGATTAAAAATAAGCTATTAGCGTTCTCAGAGTTTTACCGTGACCCAGTGCCAAAAGACCTTACGTTTACGCTTGCGGGATTAGATGGAGGGAAAACATATACGCTTGAAGTCGTTGCAATTGATTCATTTGGCAATGAAAGCGTACAGCCGTTAACGGCAGAAGTTACTACGAAAAAAGATAATATTGATCCGAATGTAAAAGTACCAAAAGCTGATGTTTTCGATGTGAACTTTGCAGATGGTACATTTAAAGATAATTCACCATTTGGTACAAAAGGTAATGTGAAGGGCAATGTGAATATTGAATATGATAAAGCATTGAAAAAGAATGTTATGAAGTTAAACGGAAAAGCAAATACATTTGGTTATCTGCCGTTTTCAGCAGCCCAAAAAGAAAAAGTAGCAAATGCATTTACGTTAGAAACTGTATTTTCAATGAATGAAATTCGTGGACAAGGTATTTTGCAAAATACAGAGAGCGGTGGAATTGGTTTTGAGTCTACAGGAAGTGGAAATGTTGAATTGTGGGCTCATATTGGTGGTAGTTATAAACGTGTTGGCGTTCAGTTAGAAGCAAACAAAACATATCATTTAACAGGAACGTATAACGGAAGTGAAATAGCAATTTATGTAGATGGTAAAAAAGTAAATAGTCAGCCAGCTAGTGGGAAAGTGTATCATCCGAACGTGCCATTTGCACTTGGTGCAGATCCAGATAGCAACGGAAATGGCGGTATTCCGTTAAATGGACAAATTGCGTTAGCAAAATTATATAGTAAAGCATTAAGTTCTTCAGAAGTATTAGCAGCGTACAATGAGTTTTTTAATCGTACGAAGTTAGAGCAAGTAAACGCGTTATATGAAGAGCTAGGAAAAGTAAAAGAAGTGTTAGCTGGTACGTATGAATTTGGTGAGAAGCCAGGTCAGTACTCAAAGGAAGCATTTCAAGAACTAGAGAAAAGCTATAACACTGCAAAGCAAGCGTTTGAAAATGTAGGAAGTACTGGAGAACAAATTGTACAAACGTATAACGAATTAAAAACAGCTAATGTAACCTTTCTACAATCTAAAGTAGCAGAAGAGCAACCAAAAACACCGAAAGAAAAATTACAAATCAATATTGAATCTGCAAAAGCAGTAGTGAAAAAAGCACAAGATGCAAATGTAACAGACGGTTCAGTGAGATCATTGAGTCAAAAAATTACAGTTGCAGAAGCTGTATTAAAAGATGTGAAAGTAAAAGATGCACAGGTAGAAACGATGAATCGTACGATAGAATATGCGATCTCACTCGTTGAAAAAAGTATCAACAAGTAA
- a CDS encoding S-Ena type endospore appendage, translated as MKNKKNIGCFAPLSIICPDPCPPPPPPNPNCELVTNEFAGNFLITNDTILSTKNASQSMILWQSDGILLISGNVSVYNSTSSTEVITIQIVGAVTNIFTVFPGNTISYMGKDFQSVSIINIQSKPSLYLEGKYCCQFTCCL; from the coding sequence TTGAAAAATAAAAAAAATATCGGCTGTTTCGCTCCTTTATCTATCATTTGCCCAGACCCTTGCCCACCGCCCCCTCCTCCAAATCCAAATTGCGAGCTAGTAACAAATGAATTTGCTGGGAACTTCCTCATAACTAATGACACCATTCTCTCTACTAAAAATGCATCACAATCGATGATACTGTGGCAAAGTGATGGGATACTCCTTATATCAGGTAATGTCTCGGTTTACAATAGTACTAGTAGCACCGAAGTAATTACAATTCAAATCGTCGGAGCAGTAACCAATATTTTCACTGTATTTCCTGGTAATACAATATCTTATATGGGTAAAGATTTTCAATCCGTCAGTATTATTAATATACAAAGTAAGCCTTCTCTATATTTAGAAGGCAAGTACTGTTGCCAATTTACATGTTGCTTATAA
- a CDS encoding S-Ena type endospore appendage, whose protein sequence is MGMRSSSLSCCSNKTLVQDQVCADWSITGAGTQIVYTNNLTQEIYGSGYVKYDTGANPITVDFLVGATVVDTITVQPQSSGTFTVRHFTTVRITTTGTTVNQGEFCITVRYSIS, encoded by the coding sequence ATGGGAATGAGAAGTTCCAGTTTGTCTTGTTGTTCTAATAAAACACTTGTGCAAGATCAAGTATGTGCAGACTGGTCAATTACAGGTGCGGGTACTCAAATTGTCTATACGAATAATCTTACACAAGAAATATACGGTTCAGGTTATGTAAAATATGATACAGGTGCAAATCCGATTACAGTGGATTTTTTAGTAGGTGCTACAGTAGTCGATACGATTACTGTACAACCGCAAAGTAGTGGTACTTTCACAGTGAGGCACTTTACTACTGTTCGAATTACAACGACGGGAACGACTGTTAATCAAGGAGAGTTTTGTATTACAGTACGTTACTCAATTTCATAA
- a CDS encoding DUF3992 domain-containing protein, whose amino-acid sequence MSCECSGSALTCCPDKNYVQDKVCSPWSATVVATAIDNVLYTNNINQNVIGTGFVKYDVGPGPITVEALDSAGATIDTQTLNPGTSIAFTYRRFDSIQVVLPATPAGTYQGEFCITTRYSLS is encoded by the coding sequence ATGTCTTGTGAGTGCTCAGGGTCAGCATTAACTTGCTGTCCAGATAAAAATTATGTGCAAGATAAAGTGTGTAGTCCGTGGTCTGCTACTGTAGTTGCAACAGCAATTGATAATGTTCTCTATACAAATAATATTAACCAAAACGTAATTGGTACTGGTTTTGTTAAATATGATGTTGGACCAGGCCCGATTACTGTAGAAGCACTTGATTCTGCTGGGGCTACAATTGATACACAAACATTAAACCCAGGAACGAGTATTGCTTTTACGTATCGCCGCTTTGATAGTATACAAGTTGTGTTACCTGCAACACCTGCTGGAACGTATCAGGGAGAATTTTGTATTACGACACGCTATTCACTTTCGTAG
- a CDS encoding VTT domain-containing protein → MEQIILDIIEFLKQFSYFGVVLALTFEFIPAEVVLPMVGYWVYEGDMNFWLAVLAGTIGGTTGPLTLYALGYYGGRPLLIKYGKYFFIKEEQIQKADDFFAKYGPVVAFVGRFVPGVRTLISVPCGMAKMNIWKFSIYTFVAMFPLTTLYIYFGMKLGPHWEKAADVVGQYMLPILGGVLLIVASIFIYKFMKKRNKTESI, encoded by the coding sequence ATGGAGCAAATTATTTTAGATATAATCGAGTTTTTAAAGCAGTTTTCTTATTTTGGAGTTGTGTTAGCATTAACGTTTGAATTTATTCCAGCGGAAGTAGTTTTGCCCATGGTTGGGTATTGGGTATATGAGGGAGATATGAATTTTTGGCTAGCTGTATTAGCAGGGACAATTGGCGGAACTACAGGACCGTTAACGTTATATGCACTCGGTTATTACGGTGGTCGCCCTCTATTAATAAAATACGGGAAATACTTCTTTATTAAAGAAGAACAAATTCAAAAAGCAGATGATTTCTTTGCGAAGTATGGTCCAGTTGTGGCATTTGTTGGACGCTTCGTACCAGGAGTTCGAACACTTATTTCTGTACCGTGTGGTATGGCAAAAATGAACATATGGAAATTTAGCATATATACATTTGTAGCAATGTTCCCGTTAACGACTTTGTATATTTATTTTGGAATGAAATTAGGTCCGCATTGGGAAAAAGCGGCGGATGTTGTTGGACAATATATGTTACCGATATTAGGAGGCGTTCTTCTTATCGTGGCTAGTATCTTTATCTATAAATTTATGAAAAAACGAAACAAAACTGAATCTATTTAG
- a CDS encoding DUF1232 domain-containing protein yields the protein MKKLFSRLRVVFHVRKFVPFLFDFFTSKEVSIKKKILSIAFLVGYVAMPLDLIPDFLPFIGILDDIGIVLFILNRIVKMAPVQLQEKHNVNVG from the coding sequence ATGAAAAAACTTTTTAGTAGATTAAGAGTTGTATTTCATGTCCGCAAGTTTGTTCCATTCCTATTTGACTTTTTTACTTCAAAAGAGGTTTCAATAAAGAAGAAAATTTTATCTATTGCTTTTTTAGTTGGTTATGTAGCGATGCCGCTCGATTTAATTCCAGACTTCCTACCGTTTATCGGTATTTTAGATGATATTGGAATTGTGTTATTTATTTTGAATCGAATTGTAAAGATGGCACCAGTGCAATTACAAGAAAAGCATAACGTAAACGTAGGATAG